The sequence below is a genomic window from Geovibrio ferrireducens.
CCGCGATGATAGTCATGTCGCTGAGTGCGTTGTCAACAACCTTGGAGTTCGTAACAGCTTCGCCGAGACCCATGTTGAGAACTATTTTCTCAATTTTGGGGACCTGCATGATGTTCGTATAAGAGAACTTCTTCATGAGGGTAGGAACAACTTCCTTAAGGTATTTTTCTTTAAGCTCTGCCATTGTTAATCCTTATCGATGACTTCACCGTCGCACTTCGCGAAGCGGGCTTTTTTACCGTTTTCAAGAGTTTTAATGCCGAGTTTGGTGCCTTTTTTGCTTTTCTGGCTGTAGAACATAACGTTTGATATGTCTACCGGCATCTCTTTCTCAACGATTCCGCCTTCGGGGTTCAGGGGGCCGGGCTTAGTGTGTCTTTTAACAACGTTAGTGTTTTCAAGAATCACTTTGCCGTTTTTCCTGTCGACCTTGAGAATCTTGGCTATTTTGCCCTTATCCTTTCCGGTGGTGACGATTACGGTGTCGTCTTTTTTAAGTTTATACTTTGCCTGCATATTCTCGTCTCCTTAAAGCACTTCGGGAGCCATGGAGCAGATTTTAAGGAACCCTTTAGATCTGAGATCCCTTGAAACCGGTCCGAATACCCTTGTTGCGATGGGCTCCAGATTGTTTTTGTTAAGAAGAACGGCTGCATTGTCATCAAATCTGATGTATGTACCGTCTTTACGGCGGCTTTCTTTGGCAGTACGAACGATAACTGCTTTAACAACAGCACCTTTCTTAACGTTGCCATCGGGAGCGGCCTCTTTAACGCTGGCAACGATGATGTCACCCACATAGCCGTATCTGATTTTTGAGCCTCCGAGAACTTTTATGCAAAGAATCTCTTTAGCTCCTGAGTTGTCGGCTACTCTGAGACGTGATTCAACCTGTATCATTACTGTAACCTCTTACTCTGATATAACTTCGGCGGAACGCTCGATAATGCGCTTAACCATCCAGCACTTATCTTTGCTGAGGGGACGTGTTTCAGAGATTTCGACAGTGTCGCCAATTCTGCATTCGTTCGCCTCATCATGCGCCTTAAACTTTTTACTCTGTTTAACGAACTTGTGGTATCTGCTGTGAAGCTTAAGGTTTTCAACCTTTACGACAACGGTTTTATCCATTTTGTCGCTTACCACAACTCCTCTTCTTACTTTTCTAGCTGCTTTTTCGCTCATTACAGACCTCTTACTGCTCTGCGCTTTCAGCCATACGCTGGCTGAGAACGGTTTTGATCCTCGCGATGTCTTTCTTCATCTTTCTGATGGAGGAAGTATCTTCAAGGTCGCCTGTCGCAAGTTTGAAGCGGGTTCTGAAAACATCTTCACGAAGCTGTTTTTCTTTTTCAACGAGGTCTTTCACGTTCATATCTTTGAATTCGCTCATTCCGCAGCCTCCGTTTCCCTGAATACGAACTTGCATTTAACGGGGAGTTTGTGCGCAGCAAGCCTGAAAGCTTCTCTCGCCTGCTCTTCCGTAACACCGGCTATCTCGTAGAGGACAGTGCCGTTTTTAACTTCGGCAACATAGTACTCAACCGCACCCTTACCTTTACCCTGCCTGACTTCAAGAGGCTTTTTGGTAACGGGTTTGTGGGGGAAGATACGTATAGTTACCGTACCGCCTCTTTTTACATATCTGTTGATCGCGATCCTTGCGGATTCGATCTGGCGGCTTGTTATACGTCCGTTATCAAGAGACTGAAGACCGAAGTCCCCGAAAGCCACTTTGTGGCCTTTGTTGGCTTTGCCTTCGTTGCGTCCCTTGAACTGTTTTCTGTATTTCATTCTTTTCGGCATCAACATTTACTCAACTCCTGCTGCTGCCCTGTTTCTCTCTTCAACTATCTCTCCGGTGAAAACCCACACTTTAATGCCTGTTATACCGTAAGTTGTGAGAGCTTCAGTCGTGCCGTAGTCTATGTCGGCTCTGAGAGTCTGAAGGGGCACTCTGCCTTTGATGTACCACTCAGTTCTTGCCATGTCTGCGCCTGCAAGACGTCCGCTGCACGCAACTTTGATACCGAGTGCGCCGGATTTCATAGCCTGAAGAACCGCTTTTTTCATTGCTCTTCTGAAAGCTATACGTCTCTGAAGCTGCATAGCGATGTTTTCTGCAACGAGCTGTGCGTTTATCTCAGGTTTTTTAATCTCGCGGATTACAAGAAGAACCTCAGCTTTTGTTATTTTTTTAAGCTCAACTTTAAGTTTTTCGATCTCAGCGCCTTTTTTGCCGATCACGATTCCGGGCCTGCTGGTGTTGAGGGTAACACGCACTCTGGCGCCCATGCGCTCAATGCCGATACCCGCTATTCCGGCCTGGAAAAGCCTTTTCTTGAGGAATTCGCGTATTTTAATGTCTTCAAGAAGGTTAGTTCTGTACTCCTTCTTGCCGGCAAACCATACTGAAACCCAAGGCTTGTTAACACCTAATCTATACCCGTAAGGGTGAACTTTGTGTCCCACTAAAACCTCCGTTAATCCGAGAGTACGACAGTGATGTGGCTTGTCTTCTTACGAATAAGAGAAGCTCTGCCGTATGCTCTGGGAGTGTACCTTTTCCACGCCGGGCCTTCATCAATCCTGATCTCTTTAACGTAGAGCTTGCTCACGTCTCTGTAATCCTGATTTTCCTCAGCATTGGCGGCAGCGGATTTTATCGTTTTGTAGATATACTCAGCAGCCTTTTTGGGCGTGAACTTCAGCATAGCAAGGGCCTCGTCAACTTTTTTGCCTCTTACGAGGTCAGCAACGGGGCGTGCTTTTCTGGGAACTAATCTTACGAATCTTGCACGTGCTACTGCTTCCATCTTATCTACCCTTGACCTTTTTATCATCCTTTTTGTGCCCTTTGAAAGTTCTCGTAAGTGCGAACTCGCCAAGCTTGTGTCCGACCATGTTTTCTGTCACATAGACGGGGATGAATTTATTACCGTTGTGAACCGCGAGAGTGATACCGATCATATCAGGAGTCACTGTGCTTCTTCTTGACCAGGTTTTGATGACTTTTTTGTCGCCGGTCTCTTTAGCTACAGTGACCTTCTTCATAAGATGGTCATCTATAAACGGTCCTTTTTTCAATGATCTAGGCACATCTTCCTCCTATCACTTCTTCCTAGCGGAAACAATGTACTTGTTCGAAGGTTTCTTTTTCGAACGAGTTTTGTAACCTTTAGTGGGTTTACCCCAAGGTGTAACAGGGTGACGGCCACCGCTTGTACGGCCTTCACCACCGCCATGCGGGTGATCCACCGGGTTCATAGCAACCCCTCTTACCGTAGGTCTGATGCCCAGCCAGCGTGAACGTCCGGCTTTACCAAGGCTCACGTTTTCGTGATCCTGGTTGCTGACCTGTCCTATCGAGGCTTTGCACTCGGCTTTAACAAGCCTGATCTCGCCTGAAGGCAGTCTGAGGTGGCAATATGAGCCCTCTTTTGAAAGAAGCTGTGCATATGTTCCGGCGGAACGGGCAAGCTGTCCGCCTTTTCCGGGTCTGAGCTCAACGTTGTGAACTACTGTACCCACGGGTATATCTTTCAGCGCTTTCGCGTTTCCGGGTTTGATATCCGCAGTCTGTCCGCTGTGGATAACATCGCCGACATTCATTCCGATGGGAGCAAGGATATATCTTTTTTCACCGTCCTCGTATGCAACGAGAGCGATTCTTGCGCTTCTGTTAGGGTCATATTCTATTGTCTTGACCCTAGCGGCTATTTCATCCTTGTTCCTCTTGAAGTCGATCAGACGGTACTTTCTTTTCTCGCCGCCGCCTTTATGTCTTGTAGTAATTCTACCGTGGTTGTTACGTCCGCCGGTTTTCTTAAGTGCTACGACCAGACTCTTCTCAGGCTTGTCCGCGGTTACCTCTGCAAAGTCAGAATTTGATCTGAACCTTACACCGTCCGAGGTAGGTTTATACTTCTTGATTCCCATTTAAGCCTCTCTTACACGAACTCGAGTTTCTCACCTTCGGCCAGAACAACGATGGCTTTCTTCCAGTCTTTACGTTTACCCATCATGCGTCCGAACCTTTTCTTCTTCCCTTTGCAGTTTGCAGTGCGCACGGAAGCAACTTTGACGCTGAAAAGAGTCTCAACAGCCTCTTTAATGAGGAACTTGTTGGCTCTGGGGTCAACTGCGAAAGTCACCTTGTTCTCCTCTTCTTTGAGGTTAACGGCTTTCTCGGTGATAAGAGGTTTTTTGATTACGTCATAAACTGTCAACATTATCCTAAAACCTCCTCAATTCTCGCTATGCTGTCCTGAAGGACAAGGATTTTGCGTGAATTGATGATATCGTAAACGTTGAGTCCGTTTACATTAAGCAAGTCTACGTAAGGTATATTGCGGAATGCTCTTGCAACCTTTTCGTCAAGCTCTTTAAAGACAACCAGCACTTTTCTGTCCGCGTTGAAATTTTTAAGAATAGCAACAGCTTCTTTTGTTTTTCCTTCCTCAAGTTTGAGGGCATCTACAAATACAAGGCTGCCGTCTTCGTGTTTCGCTCTGAGAGCGGATTTCATCGCGTTCTTGATCTTTTTCTTAGGCATAGAGAAAGAGTAATCCCTAGGTTGCGG
It includes:
- the rplX gene encoding 50S ribosomal protein L24; the encoded protein is MQAKYKLKKDDTVIVTTGKDKGKIAKILKVDRKNGKVILENTNVVKRHTKPGPLNPEGGIVEKEMPVDISNVMFYSQKSKKGTKLGIKTLENGKKARFAKCDGEVIDKD
- the rplN gene encoding 50S ribosomal protein L14; translation: MIQVESRLRVADNSGAKEILCIKVLGGSKIRYGYVGDIIVASVKEAAPDGNVKKGAVVKAVIVRTAKESRRKDGTYIRFDDNAAVLLNKNNLEPIATRVFGPVSRDLRSKGFLKICSMAPEVL
- the rpsQ gene encoding 30S ribosomal protein S17, which produces MSEKAARKVRRGVVVSDKMDKTVVVKVENLKLHSRYHKFVKQSKKFKAHDEANECRIGDTVEISETRPLSKDKCWMVKRIIERSAEVISE
- the rpmC gene encoding 50S ribosomal protein L29 — encoded protein: MSEFKDMNVKDLVEKEKQLREDVFRTRFKLATGDLEDTSSIRKMKKDIARIKTVLSQRMAESAEQ
- the rplP gene encoding 50S ribosomal protein L16, which encodes MLMPKRMKYRKQFKGRNEGKANKGHKVAFGDFGLQSLDNGRITSRQIESARIAINRYVKRGGTVTIRIFPHKPVTKKPLEVRQGKGKGAVEYYVAEVKNGTVLYEIAGVTEEQAREAFRLAAHKLPVKCKFVFRETEAAE
- the rpsC gene encoding 30S ribosomal protein S3 — protein: MGHKVHPYGYRLGVNKPWVSVWFAGKKEYRTNLLEDIKIREFLKKRLFQAGIAGIGIERMGARVRVTLNTSRPGIVIGKKGAEIEKLKVELKKITKAEVLLVIREIKKPEINAQLVAENIAMQLQRRIAFRRAMKKAVLQAMKSGALGIKVACSGRLAGADMARTEWYIKGRVPLQTLRADIDYGTTEALTTYGITGIKVWVFTGEIVEERNRAAAGVE
- the rplV gene encoding 50S ribosomal protein L22: MEAVARARFVRLVPRKARPVADLVRGKKVDEALAMLKFTPKKAAEYIYKTIKSAAANAEENQDYRDVSKLYVKEIRIDEGPAWKRYTPRAYGRASLIRKKTSHITVVLSD
- the rpsS gene encoding 30S ribosomal protein S19 translates to MPRSLKKGPFIDDHLMKKVTVAKETGDKKVIKTWSRRSTVTPDMIGITLAVHNGNKFIPVYVTENMVGHKLGEFALTRTFKGHKKDDKKVKGR
- the rplB gene encoding 50S ribosomal protein L2, translating into MGIKKYKPTSDGVRFRSNSDFAEVTADKPEKSLVVALKKTGGRNNHGRITTRHKGGGEKRKYRLIDFKRNKDEIAARVKTIEYDPNRSARIALVAYEDGEKRYILAPIGMNVGDVIHSGQTADIKPGNAKALKDIPVGTVVHNVELRPGKGGQLARSAGTYAQLLSKEGSYCHLRLPSGEIRLVKAECKASIGQVSNQDHENVSLGKAGRSRWLGIRPTVRGVAMNPVDHPHGGGEGRTSGGRHPVTPWGKPTKGYKTRSKKKPSNKYIVSARKK
- the rplW gene encoding 50S ribosomal protein L23; translated protein: MTVYDVIKKPLITEKAVNLKEEENKVTFAVDPRANKFLIKEAVETLFSVKVASVRTANCKGKKKRFGRMMGKRKDWKKAIVVLAEGEKLEFV
- the rplD gene encoding 50S ribosomal protein L4; this encodes MASFELVNVKNEKVGTVEINDSIITYPVKTSLMHEVVVMQLAGKRAGTHATLNRAKIEGGGKKPYKQKGTGRARAGSIKSPLWRGGATIFGPQPRDYSFSMPKKKIKNAMKSALRAKHEDGSLVFVDALKLEEGKTKEAVAILKNFNADRKVLVVFKELDEKVARAFRNIPYVDLLNVNGLNVYDIINSRKILVLQDSIARIEEVLG